The DNA sequence GCCTCCCAGATATAGAAAGGCCTTTTGAACTCATAAAACTGGTTTCGGCCATGGAACCCCGAGGGACTTGAACCCGCGTTTCGCCTCAGCAAGAAGATCATGGAACCCCGAACGGAAGCGTACGGGAACCTTCCCAAGCAAGCAACGAAAAAGTTTCAAGCAAGGTGGTCATCTTCTTCTGCTCAAACACACGACTGCCCCACCGACGTCATAGAAGACGAAACACAAAGGGAGGTACTTTCATGTGTATTAGTATCTTATCTTCTTGTGTTCTTTTGAAAATGCACCGAATCTCCCATTGATTGGGTTTGTTTCTTcaaaatgaatgtttggattCTCCCAATACTGAGGAAACATTCATCTTGAATAActgaaaaccctaaccctaaccctaatatAAGATTTCGAAATTCTTGTAGATTCGAAATAGCACTTGATTTAGATCCGAAATTGCAACTGATTTCGAAATAGTTGTGGATTTGAAACTTGTGGATTTGAAACCCCTTTATCGGTAtgtactctgttttttttttttttttttaggaaaaagccttttagggttttagggggGGACGAGTTCATCAGGTTTatttctctaacattactcttgatTGTTGTGAATGTATGCATGAAATTGAAATAGGATACTGAGTCCTGATACAtttatgttgttttgttttgtgggaGAAATTTAGGGTTCATCTTAGTCACTAGATTAGTCCTGAATCCTgatacatttattttctaaaatgtaaACTATCCATTTTTTGTTACTATGTAATCTTGTttagattttgtgttttttttttttttaattgcatatTGTTTTGGTATGTCAAAGTAGTCGTTGTCAGGTGTATATCAAGCTCTTGATCTCTTGTTGAGGTTCACCTAATATTCAGCATCTTTTTCTTAGatttatctcatgggattaatTCATGAAGAAAGTGTATAATTAACTTCCTGAATCTGTGAATTGTTGGTTTGTTTaattcctcttttcttttaatttgctGTGTGGTGGTTCTACTTTACTATTCGAAACGTGTCTGAGGTTTTGTTGGCATTCAAATGTCTGGTGAACCATTAAAAGGCTGAAAGTTGTGATGGGTCGAACTAATTGACTTTTCTCCTAAATATGTGCCACTTTTTTGCCTTTTTCCCAACAGATTTCGAGTTGGTTTGATATATTATTTGTCTTTTCAAACTAATCTGTTAGTCTGTTCATTATTTGTAAGGTCCAACACGTAGAATATCTTATTAATTGTTTGGAGAGTAAGATTTGTTTAGTTTAAATGTGTAGAGACTTTAAATTAGTCTTGATAGTTGATATTGTTTGAAAGAAGATGCTGCAAGTTTAGTTTTGTTCTTGATTgtctgttttccttttctttcttctttgccgTCAGTTTAAGAATAAGCTGGTTTCCACCACggactcttcttcatcttttggtAAACCAAGTCTGGGTCAACCATTATGCTTCTGTGAAATTGAAGCCCAACTAAGATACTCATCTACTATAAAAAATCCAGGACGACCTTTCTTAGGGTGTCCTAACTACAACACAAAGGTAATGATATTAAtgtttaatcaaaattttaaaattatgtgcATCTCACATGTTtccaaaaaatgtttaaaatgattagggattaccatattgtaaGTATTTCAAGTGGGTTGAGGAGGATCAATACAAAAAGTCCGATCTAAGAGAAACTCACAATGAACTGTTAAGAGCCAAGAAAGAGCTGGAGAAGATACTCGATGATATCGAAAAGAGCAAAATTGATCTCCGTAAGAGAGCGGATGagatcgagatgagagagatgacGCTATCCAATAGAAatgaggaggttgtgaagaaGGAGTTGGCGGTTCTTGTACGCGAAGCGCAAATAAGACACTCACGCACACTACTCCGAGTGTATTGGGCTGCCGCATTTGTTGTAGCATGTTACTTGTCTTGCAAATAGGTGACTTAGGATTAGTGTTAGAAGTTAGTTGCTATGTATATCTAAGTTGTTTATATGTTGGTTGGTGATGTTAGAACTTAGTCTGGTTGTATAGTCTAATTGTATTTTATTGTTATGACAATGACATAACTTGTGGAAGTagctgtttatatatttaatatattattatatatcatttttcaacttcttctcCTATTAAGCAAACAACTAAAGAAATAATATGATAGGTTGAAAGTGATACAAAAACTGGCTAGGATTTAACCATTATGAGAGAGCTTAATATTTGTACACTTTCTTTTGCATGTGTATCATTTATCTCCTTAGCAAAACATTTTTTGCTTGCATATGCGATAAAATTGATAGCATATAAGAGATTCAATTCCTCTTCTCCAGTGCTATATGAACCAAAATAAAGGCATAATGCAGAGATCCGAACTCATGAGCAATGAATTATGGTCTATTTTTGTGTTATCTGTAAAGTGTATTAGGAGGATGAATCCAAATGTGTTGATATACTTGAGCACAAGAAAGCTCTTATTCTGCAGCCATATACCAGATTTCATCAGCGTTTTGACCACAACCACAAAAGCAAAATTCTGGCAATTGAAGCGTTTTGACCACAATGAGATAAGCAAACACATATCTCCAGGAAATCAAATCAGAGATAAAAACAAGAAATGCTCAGCAAATTTGTGGTCACTGGAATACTGGTGCCTTAAATCATGTGATTCTGTCTTTGCTTGTTTGGTATTTACAATTTGATGTCATAATCGCTGTATCGGGTCAGCGATACTGCCTTCCTGTATGAATTCTAAGGCAGAGTAGACCCCATATGGGAATTTAAAGCTACGTACATCTTTCTCTACATTAGAGCATCCAATTCGGTAAAGAAATTGGATAAGATCTCAGTTGATATCAATCTGTACAAGCAACAAAAACCATGGAAAGAGATAGATTGATATCAGTATGATATTATAGATATCAAAGGCATCTGTGCCATTTACGTTTATGAGTGCCATTTTTCCATATCACGGATTTGCTGGGGAGAGAAGTATAAAGTTGCAAAGTGGGATAGGGATAGCCCACTTGTGCTGTCAACTAAGAGCTAACTCTCTTGAGTGTAtgtctaaattttttaacatattatgaATGGAATGGGACCTAACATTCTAATTGGGTCCCATCCAAGAGAGCTTCTGTACAAAAGATCAGAGAAATCAGATGATCATAACGTAAAAAACTTGCAAATAAAATGGGAGTCTCACAGTGGTATAACGTAAAATAGCATTATCCTGTTATTGGAGGCAAATACATATTTCAAGCAAATCTATCCCAGCCTGATCTTACATGCCTTTGTACCACTGAGTACAACTTGATAAACTTACAGAAATGACTAATGTTtcatccaaaaaacaaaaaatgacaaaataacaACACCCATGACTCATCTATAAATTAAGAGTTAGCCTTGATATCTTGAGTTTTTGCAATGAAAGATTGCCATCCGTATAACTGTAGTATATGCCACAAACAATCACAAAATACCAACTGTCATTCACATCGAGCAACCACACCCTGCATGGAGAAAGATAGTTATCAGTATATCAGCTGCCCCCATTTGCCCCCTGGAATaatttttgttacttttatgCTCAACCATTGTTCGAATAATGCCGATGATTGAAAGTGTGATCATTGATTGGAAATTAAAAGACCTTTTTACAAGTACGAATGTAAGggaaaaaaacaccaaaatactttctttctttaatctttACTGATCATCTCTACTAATATTACAGACAACAAGATATGGTCATTACATTATGTAAATAGATTTAATAATGACATTCAGCAAGACATTATCTGTCAACTTAGACCTTTTGACTAGACTTAAAAAGGCACATATTCAGACGACAGGAAATGGCTTAttgcattacttttttttttttttcactgatGACGATCAGCAAGAGATTGTCTTTCAACTTAGACCTTTGTATTAGAGTAGAAAAGGCTCATATTGAAAATGAACTTTTGGTACATGTaaggtaaaagaaaaatgaagtatTGGATGGTAAAAATCAGTCTACTAAGGCTACCCAACAAGCAAAATTATGTGATATAATCCATGTCCAAAGATGAATCAAATTGAAGACAGGAAAGAGGTCTGTATAAGGAGTCACATAATTGAATCCAGTATCTCAGAAGCATGCATCTGAGTTACTGGGTTAAAGCTACTCTTCCAGAGACTTCAAACccattaagaaaaactttcCAGCACAGTTTCATATGGAGAGGTTTTGCTTTCAATTCTTGTATTAGGCTCATATAGAACCAACCTATGTTATGGAACAGACAGCGTAACGTGTAAcctatcaaagaaaaaaagtggagCAAACTAACATACTACAGGTAATTGCTAattcaaatgattttattgtgTGGTTTATATAAAAAGACAGGAAAgtttaacttcatttttttaatggtcaTCCTGGCAATAGATCAGGATCAACCATACTGCAATTTGACTGACATACTGAATAACATATACCACATGTACTGATGAAACCGAACTAATCTGTGATATTACCACTAAATTTTCATATagaattaataagaaaatcatCAACCAAACATTTCATTGAAAAGAACATGCATGGCCACGAAAGGACAAACCTCCAAATGTGTTCTATGATCTCTCCCTTTTCAATATGCTGATCAATCAATGCGGGTACATCATCCGGAGTAACATACCCATACCTGCCATCATTAACAAGGACTATGTAACACCGGAGTAACATACACAGCTTATACTCATTCCTAACCAATTGTTTggccaaaaatagaaaagcaaGCATAGCACGTATCCAACATtggaaattacacaaaaatgttaaaatacCTTAATGGTGGGAACTAATATGCAAATATTACAGCAAATTAGTTCCCTGGGCCTTCCCACCACTGTTGACCCAATTGTGATTCATCCAACCTAATTTGTcccggttgtgatccatccaacccaaattgcacctataaaaattaataagcaAAAAATCAGAGTAATGTCAATACTACTATTGGTTGTACATGAAAAAGTTGGATAAttttacactttcttgactccCACACATTGGTTGTCCAAGCTGGGTTCCACCAATGACACAAGCTGATTTGTCTTGAACAAGCTggtgcaaaaaaaaattactcttaAATTCAAATCAAGTGTCAAcacataattataacaattcaagtataaatataactaaagtaatataatataacataaccaACATTAGAAATATCTATCTCTGatgggccaaataaattcctgcatGTGTCCGGCATTGgtgtatctcctccatctctctaaTAAACAAGTAGCATTTGCAAAAAGTCAGTTTgtgcattaataaaataagtggcctaaaactatatatttaaagctGAAATATATTGCACCTGTTTACGTTTCCGGTTTACTGGTGCCCCGGCTGCCTTTCCTTTAAGTTTCCGCATGtctttctccatcctggatgcttTCCTCAGAGATGGAGGTCTGCCTTTCCCTCTGACAACTAATGGACTGAGTACTTTTTTCGAACTACCCACTGTGGTTGTGTCATTTTGAGTACAAGGAACATTGGAACCAGTGAGGGTCATCGATGAAGGGTCTACTTTCTCATTATATAATTCAATCATTGCATGTAACTTATGTGTGGCATCCTCAGTATGTTTTTCTGAACCCGCTGCATGAGTAATCATTTCAtaacagatttttaataaactaGCATATCTGTAAGCATCTGGCCGCTGATCTCCAGCATCATAACTACTACCGATTAACGTGTATCTCCTTTTgatatccttcctccatcggTCTAAAATGTACTTCTCTGGCAGGAATTTTATCCCGTTACATTTAAATACAGCGAAAATGTGCCTACACAGTATACCCTTCATCTGAAATAAACCACATGAACACTTAGCATCTGCACCTTCCTCACTGAAGTCCACAAAAAAGGTAACCAATTTAGTGAACTCTTCCACACGAACTTCGTCCTCTAATTGATAGGTCTTTACTGCACCATCCCTCTTAACTAACTCTGGATCTAAATCAATAATGCCGGTTAGTTGCATCTGAACTTCCctaaatttagcatttgtgtacaactcttgaaatctcttttcgataggagatctagatatgcaaggaatggtaacgctaaatgagtggaagtccgcattattttcattctcaatttttttttgcaacgcACTATCAAACTGATCgacaaactctttcaagtttgtcttcGCATGCACATAACCATCGAAAAACGCGTTCATGCTTTCACTGCGCTGCGTTGTACTCATCCCAGCCCAGAAACAGTCCTTCAAGAATGCAGGTACCCAAGACTCACGCTCAGTGTATAAACTTTTCAGCCAGACATTCTCATGCAAATTGTAAGTGGTGATTAACTGATCCCAAGATTTCTCAAACTCTGCAACAGTTTGCGTGTCATACATAGATTTCATCAACGCATTCTTCATCCCACTTTTGTAGGAAGCATAGGAGGACAACTTCTCGGGAACTTTTTTAAGTATATGCCACAAACAAAGTCGATGTCGGCTTTCAGGAAAGACAatagcaattgcatttttcatcgctctgTCCTGATCGGTGATAATAGCTTTAGGAGcgataccatccatacacttcAACCACGTCTGGAATAACCAGACGAAGGTCTCTgtatcctcactggaaatcaaTCCTGCTCCCAACAGAATTGActgcccatggtggtttacaccaacaaatggtgcaaagggcACCCCATATCTATTCGTCAGATATGTAGTGTCGAATGTCACCACATCACCGAAGTATTGGTAGGCtgccctactacgggggtcAGCCCAGAAGACATTCCTCAACCTCCcctcatcatccaaatccatcaGGGCAAAGAAACCgggatttttgtactgcatcctacaaaaatactcttgaagcgctccagcaccaccttTACCAAGTCTTAGATGTCTTGCCTTATCGATATAATTACGACAGTCCTTTTCTAGAAATGGGAGGTTCTCGAATCCACCAGCGCCAACGACGAGAGATCCGAAGCTCTTATTCATTCGGATCCCAGCCATATCATTTATATCTAGGACTCTTTTTACAgagtcactcacttctctattacatcggAAGAAGCGAGATTTATTTGGGCTAAGGCCATGGTTATGGAGATTATTCACTGTTGTCAACCGGAACTTCCCatcaacttttaaggcattaacCTTTGCCTTACATTCTGTCTTTCCTGTTGGACGTGGTCTAGCGACATTCAATGTCCTATTCCGGGCCTTCCCACCACGGGCACAACCAAGGGTGGCATATCGGACAGTGCCATCATCCCCTTTATCAGTCCTTCTTATCAATACCCCAAACCCGCTTTTTTTACCATAATGCTTATAATAAGCCATTAATTCTTCAAACGTATTAAACTCCATTCCcgactttggctcctcaatgaGATCACCACCAACTTCATCCTCTAACTGTGGTGTCCCGCCAATCCCAACCTCAGTTTCTTCTGAATTGAGTCTATCCTCTTTACTTTCTTCAACTCTTTCAGATGTACATGGAATATCAGTTTCTCTACACTCAGGTGGTTCCTCTATATCAACTCTCCCACTCATAGCGGGGCTTGTAGCCATGAGAGGGTTCGGGTCACCGACAttctgctaaaaaaaaaagaaatcaattccCTTAAACTAAAAATATGGCCAacttatacaaacaaaaaaacaagaacacAATTGAATCACCACTTCATAGTTTCTTGGATATTGGCCGCCATCAGGATATGGAGATAAAGGCATTGGCCAAGCAGGAAGTGGTCCGTAGTAACCGGGACTAGTGTAATCTACAAAGTACCGGTTACTTGATGGTATATCCTAGCATGTTGTTACACaagttatttatgtattttgaaaataaatatcaactcaaaatagaaataaagcAACACctgtaaaaaatataacatacagcGGTTTGGGaatttgagctagatggtgttTGGGAAGATGAGTGTTCTTCCCCTTTTCCCATGCCGAGAGGAACTAATAGAAAGCTTGAACTGATAGCAAAGTGATGAACCAAATTACTTATTTATGACTGTAACATTCTCAAAATTGtattgacattatttttttctcagtcTAATAAAGGTAAGAAAAGCCAGAAAAGCATTAGATGAACCAAATGCAAATGCCGCCTCACCCAACATATATAGGAATCTATCCATTTCGGACAAACAGTCTATCAATTTCAGAAAAGCATTAGATATGCATATGCTTATATACAGCATTAAAATGAGTGGCATTACATGCAAACATGTACGTTTTCCCGTGATCTACATGCACATGATGCTTCATGAGtggtcaaaatgaaaaaaaatattgatagaacGGAAATCTGGAGATGCTAATGAATGCAACAGGACGAACCAAAAGGAGGTTAATTccaagtctatttaaaaattgataacaaAAGATCACAGAGGTGGATTCagcttttttgttattttaaatcGTGTCGAACATCAAGCTAGAACAGCATTATCCTTAATAGTGAAAACCACATCATCTTCACATGGAATGTTAGTATTACTTCCTTTTGCAGAAATAATTTGACATCATTCAGAAGTGTTTGCATACACAGAACAATTCCATcatatacaaataatataacaaGTGAAAGGAAGTAACAATGACAGAATCTGTGTTTCCATCCGTGTCATAATTGAGACTAGGAACAAACAAAGTCTGCTACTGGTAACAAAACTTAAGAACAGAAAAAGCAATTTCAATTGTCCACAattgattatattatttgaGAACACGTGATGATCATCAGAATTCTGTTAGAATAATCTCATTATAAGGCTGCTGCTGTTTTCTTTCTATGTTTAGTAGAGATTCTCGCACCACATTCATGTTTCTCCAAAACTGTATGCAGTTTGAATACTTTTTTCAAGAGTCTTAAATTTGCAATAGTTTAAAGTAATACCTTtctctacatatataattaaaacgtATATGAGATTAAAAGCAATAACACAAGCAAACCacattttattctttgttttttggtaCTTTCAATCCTACAGATCATTGTAAACAGTAAAATAAGAGAAGCAACAAAGAACAActgcaattttctttctttggtttttatattttttttatttataaaaacaatacCAGATTTCAAATCATACCTAACAGTCAGGCTGCCCAACTCTTTCAGGGAGTTCAACACTGTACGGAGCACCCTACACATCAAAATTTCATAGAAGGGGTTAAATTACCACAAAAGGTACGCTAGAAAGCTAAAACCAGCAAAAACAAAGATAATCTCCAATGGGATGTACACGGCAAACAAAatcgtttattttttatacgGCAAACATAAATATGATCATCTGGAGATGCTAATGAATGCAAAAAGACGAACCAAATTCGAAAATAAGAGTGGACATTTTTTTTACAGTGGGGTTGCAATGCATGTGGTCAAGGCACTTTCATAACATATTCAATTAGTAAGGCtgtatgtgcatgtgaatgGTGAAGCCCTAATTATGAAACACAAAGAGACAATGACAATGTGTATGCACGTGAAGAGGCACATTTACAACAACCTTGACCTCTTCACATGTATTATAGATtcaaaaaaaatcaccacattGACCATCACAAATTAAGTgccaaaaacaacaacaaaggaGACTTGGTGGCCATTATAGTTCAAAGATTTCTCATACCCACCAAATCCAACAGCCCCCagatgatgaaaaaagttagaaaaaccAATCCAAAGCCCTAAACTCTGGGTACCATGGCCATGATTGATTATTCACTCTGTTCCTAATCTCTTTGTCTCTCTATCAGCCACTGCGCAACCATTGTTATTGCATATACACTCCTATTATActcacaaaacaacaaaataaataacaacaacattcttataaaagaagaagagcagctgcgaacatatttttcttaagaCTAGCGTTTCTTGAGACAAGAGccaaagatcaagaaaaatacaaaaaaaaaaccataaaacagAGGACtgatcaagaaaaatacaaaaaaaaaaaaaaaaccataaaacagAGGACTCACTTGAACGCGATGAAACGACGAACGGTAGAAGTTCAGTGCAAAATGGTTTCGGCAGAAACCATAGATGGAGGACGAGGAACCCGCAGATAAAATGGTTTCTGGGTTTCGGAAGAAACCATAGATGGACGACGAACCCGCACGAAAAATCTCTTCTGGGTTTCGGAACAAACAAACGGTTTCTGGGTTTCGGAAGAAACCAGATGGACGACGAACCCGCTCGAAAAATCTCCTCTGGGTTTCGGAACAAACGATTGATCTCCGTGAACGACGAACCTGCAGGAATTTCTGGGTTTCAAGTGGGTTTCGGGTTATGCGCGGCTGTTCTTCGAAATCTAAATCAGAAGAAATCGTTTTTGGCGCTATGAAATCGgctcttttgcctttttttttttttaatataatttaacccTGACGTGGCATTAGCCACGTCAGGGATTCCGCTACGGGTACCCCAGgccgggtacctgtagcagtaTTGTTAATTTAATAgtcaaaaattgatcttaattAAAGatgtacattatatatatatatatataatttttctaataatatgacAATATGATGTCTCATAGTTAAGTGGTGTTATTATAAAGAATAGTGCtacatatacttataatttttacttatacttttacttacaatactcattttgtcaattttatttttaaatttaaattattttaaattttaaattttataattttcagcatatcaataactgacacgtGGAGAATTAACTTttctgtatgtttttttttaaatacaaatagcatttttcatatgaatACTATCTGATAATAATATTACAGTTCGAAGATATAAACTACAATTTCCCCGAATTAATAAAAACCAATTACATGAGTTTCGTGcgtgttcttgttttttttcattaatatgatcactgattCACGactattaatttgttatcaacATTCAACATgcatcttttattaatttttagtaagttttcataatatatatatagagtacttcacattaaatatatattggcTTAATTAACTTGTAATGTACGTACTAGattatctatgtatatatattcatgatcatGGGCTTGGAAGATACGTACGTGGGAATTTCCGACTAGGGCATGTGAACCGGCTTCCAAGGCGAGTCTGATCTCGAATAGTGTGtcaatttgtgtttgaattctAGCCAGCTTGGAGATCGAATAGTCTGTTCTGTCAGGATTTTGAACTTCAAAACCGAAATAATATTCCTCTtaaatgatgatcatcatcacgAATTAGAATAAATTTTCCTGAACCAATTCACTAAAGAATAATGCTAATTAGAATTCTATGTTGCTTGAGGAATACACGAGTTTGACCGTGGGAGGGCTTCCCAAAACATGCAGAAAACGGATGTGGAAGCTGGAACCTGATTCGCAAAGACGTAATTCTCACATAGTGGTTGACATAGACTTTGAGCATTGTCGGTACGTAGGTGAAGATTAGTGAGAAGAACATGATGATCGGAACCTGGCTACGTACGTTCGAAAATCGAAgctttattttgtaattaggaaaaatattcttctagttttatatatacttttatataaaagaatttcAAGGAACAcgtttataattattaattggcACCGTTATTCATGAGGATTTCTAGACAAGCACATACGACCATGTCCAAGCAAGAAGCCCAATATTCGACATATGCAACGTGTGATCCAACCCTTCCAGAAGTTCCGAGTAAGGTGGCC is a window from the Juglans regia cultivar Chandler chromosome 7, Walnut 2.0, whole genome shotgun sequence genome containing:
- the LOC109003683 gene encoding uncharacterized protein LOC109003683, translating into MEPRTEAYGNLPKQATKKFQARWSSSSAQTHDCPTDVIEDETQREFKNKLVSTTDSSSSFGKPSLGQPLCFCEIEAQLRYSSTIKNPGRPFLGCPNYNTKGLPYCKYFKWVEEDQYKKSDLRETHNELLRAKKELEKILDDIEKSKIDLRKRADEIEMREMTLSNRNEEVVKKELAVLVREAQIRHSRTLLRVYWAAAFVVACYLSCK